From Nicotiana tabacum cultivar K326 chromosome 22, ASM71507v2, whole genome shotgun sequence, one genomic window encodes:
- the LOC107823352 gene encoding formin-like protein 2 precursor (The RefSeq protein has 5 substitutions compared to this genomic sequence), giving the protein MVFPFFFFLLFLFCSTHCISFAAVSAHNRRVLHESFFPIDSPPPSQPPIPAPPAPPTPYPFQPSTPDNNNPFFPTYRSPPPPPPPPSPSSLVSFPANISDINLPNTSKSKHVSSKLIITAITCVLAAIIVLSIAICLHAKKRRRHFNDPKTQRSDNSNRLNHGSSKNDGNTNNSIPKLQQPSQTSSEFLYLGTIVNSHGGINSGSNPDTAPSSRKMASPELRPLPPLNGRNLSQNYRNTRNDDDFYSTEESVGYIESSFGAGSLSRRGFAAVEVNKFVGSSLSGSDSSSSSGSGSPNRSVSLSISPPVSVSPKRESCSRPKSPELIAVVTPPPPQRPPPPPPPFVHGPQVKVTANESPVLISPMEKNDQNVENHSIEKNEEKSEEILKPKLKTLHWDKVRASSDCEMVWDQLKSSSFKLNEEMIETLFVVKNPTLNTSATAKHFVVSSMSQENRVLDPKKSQNIAILLRVLNGTTEEICEAFLEGNAENIGTELLEILLKMAPSKEEERKLKEYKDDSPFKLGPAEKFLKAVLDIPFAFKRIDAMLYISNFDYEVDYLGNSFETLEAACEELRSSRMFLKLLEAVLKTGNRMNVGTNRGDAHAFKLDTLLKLVDVKGADGKTTLLHFVVQEIIKSEGARLSGGNQNHQQSTTNDDAKCKKLGLQVVSNISSELINVKKSAAMDSEVLHNDVLKLSKGIQNIAEVVRSIEAVGLEESSIKRFSESMNRFMKVAEEKILRLQAQETLAMSLVKEITEYVHGDSAREEAHPFRIFMVVKDFLMILDCVCKEVGTINERTIVSSAQKFPVPVNPNLQPVISGFRAKRLHSSSDEESSSP; this is encoded by the exons ATGGTGtttcccttcttcttcttcctccttttcCTTTTCTGCTCAACTCACTGTATATCATTCGCCGCCGTCTCCGCCCACAACCGCCGTGTTCTCCACGAATCCTTTTTTCCAATAGACTCACCACCACCTTCTCAACCCCCCATACCTGCTCCACCAGCCCCCCCTACCCCCTACCCATTTCAACCTTCAACTCCTGATAACAACAACCCCTTCTTCCCCACCTACCGCTCTCCACCACCCCCACCTCCCCCACCCTCCCCTTCTTCACTCGTTTCATTTCCTGCTAATATCTCTGATATTAACCTcccaaatacctccaaatctaaGCATGTTTCCTCTAAGCTCATTATCACTGCCATTACTTGTGTTCTTGCTGCTATCATTGTTCTTTCCATCGCCATCTGTTTGCACGCAAAGAAAAGGAGGCGCCATTTTAATGACCCAAAAACACAAAGATCCGATAATAGCAATAGACTGAATCATGGTAGTAGTAAAAATGATGGTAATACTAATAATAGTATTCCTAAGCTTCAACAACCATCTCAAACTAGTTCAGAGTTTCTCTATTTGGGTACTATTGTCAATTCACATGGCGGCATTAATAGTGGTAGTAACCCTGATACAGCTCCATCTTCGAGAAAAATGGCCTCCCCGGAGCTCCGTCCACTTCCGCCGTTAAATGGACGGAATTTAAGTCAAAATTACAGGAATACCCGTAACGATGATGATTTTTACTCTACTGAGGAATCTGTGGGTTATATAGAGAGCTCTTTTGGAGCTGGATCATTGTCAAGGAGAGATTTTGCTGCTGTTGAAGTGAATAAATTTGTCGGGTCGAGCTTGTCGGGTTCGGATTCATCCTCGAGTTCCGGGTCGGGTTCCCCGAACCGGTCTGTATCTCTGAGCATTTCGCCTCCGGTGAGTGTGAGTCCAAAAAGGGAAAGTTGTTCAAGACCTAAGTCACCGGAACTGATCGCCGTTGTGACCCCTCCGCCACCTCAGcgtccacctcctcctccacctccaTTTGTACATGGGCCTCAAGTTAAGGTAACTGCAAATGAGAGTCCAGTATTAATTTCTCCTATGGAGAAAAATGATCAAAATGTTGAGAACCATTCTATTGAGAAAAATGAGGAGAAAAGTGAGGAGATACTTAAGCCAAAGTTGAAGACTTTGCATTGGGATAAAGTGAGAGCAAGTTCGGATTGCGAAATGGTGTGGGATCAACTGAAATCAAGCTCATTTAA GTTGAACGAAGAGATGATAGAAACATTGTTTGTTGTGAAGAATCCAACTTTGAATACAAGCGCAACAGCTAAACACCTTGTTGTTTCCTCAATGAGTCAAGAGAATAGGGTACTTGATCCAAAGAAGTCACAGAACATTGCAATTTTGCTGAGGGCTCTAAATGGAACCACAGAGGAAATATGTGAAGCCCTCTTAGAAG GAAATGCTGAAAATATTGGGACGGAACTCCTTGAGATTTTATTGAAGATGGCTCCATCCAAAGAGGAGGAACGTAAACTAAAAGAATACAAAGATGATTCTCCATTCAAGCTTGGCCCCGCGGAGAAGTTTCTGAAAGCAGTGCTTGATATACCTTTTGCATTCAAAAGGATAGATGCTATGCTGTACATATCAAATTTTGATTATGAGGTTGACTACCTCGGAAATTCATTTGAAACTTTAGAG GCAGCATGTGAAGAGTTGAGAAGTAGCAGAATGTTCTTAAAGCTTCTAGAAGCAGTGCTAAAGACGGGAAACCGCATGAATGTTGGGACAAATAGGGGTGATGCTCATGCCTTCAAACTTGACACACTGCTAAAGCTTGTAGATGTGAAGGGAGCAGATGGAAAAACAACCCTCTTGCATTTTGTGGTTCAGGAGATTATAAAAAGTGAAGGTGCTCGTCTTTCTGGTGGAAATCAGAATCATCAACAGTCTACTACCAATGACGACGCTAAGTGCAAGAAGCTTGGCCTCCAAGTTGTTTCCAACATTAGTTCAGAACTTATAAATGTCAAAAAATCTGCTGCCATGGATTCAGAAGTACTCCACAACGACGTCTTAAAGCTTTCTAAAGGGATTCAAAACATTGCTGAGGTTGTACGTTCCATTGAAGCTGTCGGATTGGAGGAAAGCAGTATTAAAAGATTCTCCGAGTCCATGAACAGGTTTATGAAAGTAGCAGAagagaagattttaaggctacAAGCTCAAGAAACATTGGCCATGTCGCTGGTGAAAGAAATAACCGAGTATGTCCATGGAGATTCAGCTAGAGAAGAGGCTCACCCTTTCAGAATATTCATGGTTGTTAAAGACTTCCTAATGATTCTTGATCGCGTTTGCAAGGAAGTTGGAACAATAAATGAGCGGACGATAGTTAGTTCTGCTCAAAAGTTTCCAGTTCCTGTTAATCCAAATCTACAACCTGTCATTAGTGGATTCAGAGCTAAACGGCTGCATAGTTCCTCTGATGAGGAAAGCTCATCTCCTTAG
- the LOC107823351 gene encoding probably inactive leucine-rich repeat receptor-like protein kinase At5g48380, translating to MTGPFTNMALDNRALTTLASILIYLVLSLDVCCAVQSDIDCLKSVKESLEDPLNYLGSTWNFDNQTEGFICKFTGIQCWHPDESKVLSITLPDMGLKGRFPRGIQNCTSMTSLDLSSNELNGSIPSDISKIIGFVVILDLSSNNLSGQIPVDLANCSFLNDIKLDNNQLTGQIPPQIGLLGRLKTFNVANNRLTGPVPNFINASIPAESYANNAGLCGDPLTRCEGSSKKPRTGIIVGAAVGGVTLGAVFVILCTFFYLRKISRMKKKEEDPEGNKWAKSIKGSKTIQLSMFDKSASKMRLSDLMKATNNFSKSNIIGSASTGTFYKAVLDDGTSLMVKRLQNTQHSEKEFVSEMDTLGKVKHRNLVPLLGFCMAKKERLLVYKDMPNGTLHDKLHSVSEGEKTLEWPMRLKIGLGAAKGFAWLHHNCNPRIIHRNISSKCILLDVEFEPKISDFGLARLMNPIDTHLSTFVNGEFGDFGYVAPEYARTLMATPKGDVYSFGVVLLELVTGERPTSVTKAPETFKGNLVEWISNLSGESKLQDAIDHSLSGKGYDTEIFQVLKVACRCVLSAPKERPTMFEVYQFLRAIGERYHFTTEDDILMMPSESDDVGHQLDELIVAQ from the exons ATGACCGGGCCTTTCACCAACATGGCATTGGATAATAGAGCTCTTACCACTCTTGCTTCTATTTTGATCTACTTGGTCTTGAGTCTCGATGTTTGCTGTGCTGTTCAAAGTGACATTGACTGTCTGAAATCTGTAAAAGAGTCATTAGAAGATCCATTAAATTACTTGGGGTCAACATGGAACTTCGATAATCAGACCGAAGGTTTCATCTGCAAATTTACTGGGATTCAGTGTTGGCATCCGGATGAAAGCAAGGTTCTGAGTATCACTCTTCCTGACATGGGTCTTAAGGGAAGGTTTCCACGTGGTATTCAGAATTGTACCTCTATGACATCATTAGATCTTTCGAGCAACGAGCTCAATGGAAGTATTCCATCTGATATCTCCAAAATTATAGGTTTTGTGGTAATCCTGGATCTCTCATCCAACAACCTATCAGGGCAAATCCCAGTGGATCTCGCAAACTGCTCTTTTTTGAATGACATTAAACTTGACAACAACCAGTTGACGGGTCAAATTCCTCCACAAATTGGCCTGCTTGGTCGGCTCAAGACATTTAATGTAGCAAACAATCGATTGACCGGACCAGTTCCAAATTTCATAAATGCATCTATTCCCGCTGAGAGCTATGCCAATAATGCAGGACTCTGTGGAGATCCGTTAACTCGTTGCGAGGGTTCTTCCAAGAAACCCCGTACAGGAATCATCGTCGGTGCAGCTGTTGGTGGGGTGACTTTAGGTGCTGTATTTGTGATCCTCTGTACGTTCTTCTACTTGAGAAAGATATCCAGgatgaagaaaaaggaagaagatccTGAAGGGAATAAATGGGCGAAGAGTATTAAGGGTAGCAAGACAATCCAG CTTTCAATGTTTGATAAGTCTGCTTCAAAAATGAGATTAAGTGATCTCATGAAGGCCACTAACAACTTCAGCAAAAGCAATATCATCGGGTCAGCAAGTACCGGGACTTTCTACAAAGCAGTACTTGATGATGGTACTTCACTTATGGTTAAGAGATTGCAGAATACTCAACATTCAGAGAAAGAGTTTGTATCTGAGATGGATACTTTGGGAAAGGTAAAGCACCGTAACTTGGTTCCTCTTTTAGGTTTCTGCATGGCAAAAAAAGAAAGGCTGTTGGTCTACAAGGACATGCCAAATGGCACCTTGCACGATAAGCTACATTCGGTGAGTGAAGGGGAAAAAACGCTCGAGTGGCCTATGAGACTTAAGATTGGCCTTGGAGCAGCCAAAGGATTTGCATGGCTTCACCACAACTGCAATCCTCGTATTATTCACAGAAACATTAGTTCTAAATGCATCTTGTTGGACGTGGAATTTGAAccaaaaatatcagattttggacTCGCTAGGCTCATGAATCCAATTGACACTCATTTGAGTACCTTCGTCAATGGAGAATTCGGGGACTTTGGTTATGTTGCTCCTGAGTACGCTCGCACTCTTATGGCTACACCAAAAGGTGATGTGTACAGTTTCGGTGTTGTACTTCTTGAGTTAGTAACTGGTGAGAGACCGACCTCTGTCACCAAAGCTCCCGAGACCTTTAAGGGAAATCTCGTGGAATGGATTTCAAATCTCTCTGGTGAATCTAAGCTTCAAGATGCGATTGACCATTCGTTGTCTGGTAAAGGTTATGACACTGAGATTTTCCAGGTCCTTAAAGTTGCTTGTCGGTGTGTGTTGTCTGCTCCTAAGGAGAGGCCGACAATGTTTGAAGTGTACCAGTTTCTGAGAGCCATCGGAGAGCGATATCATTTCACAACTGAAGATGACATTTTGATGATGCCTTCAGAGAGTGATGATGTTGGACATCAACTGGACGAACTCATCGTTGCTCAATAA
- the LOC107823353 gene encoding putative mediator of RNA polymerase II transcription subunit 19b isoform X2, which yields MDSDSKNFGRGPRELTGARDLISHFKLLPHYEFFCKRSLPLSISDTHYLHNVVGDREIRKGEGMQLDQLTQDTSFSREIKSCIRPFDLDVLREAFQLRETAPVDLSPSEKGIPTIAGKSKSEMKDKEKKHKKHKDKDKEKDKEHKKHKHRHKDRSKEKKKDKSGHHDPGAEHSKKHEKKRKHDEEDLNGVHKHKKSKHKSSKIDEIGAIKVAV from the exons ATGGATTCAGATAGCAAGAACTTCGGAAGAG GGCCAAGAGAACTTACAGGTGCTCGTGACCTTATTAGTCATTTCAAGTTGTTGCCTCATTATGAGTTCTTCTGCAAGAGGTCACTTCCATTATCAATTTCAGATACACATTATCTTCACAATGTGGTTGGAGATAGAGAAATTAGGAAAGGGGAGGGGATGCAGTTGGATCAGCTCACACAGGACACTTCATTTTCTAGAGagataaaatcatgcatccgGCCCTTTGACTTAGATGTCCTTAGAGAAGCCTTCCAACTACGTGAAACGGCTCCAGTCGATTTGTCTCCT TCTGAGAAAGGCATCCCTACTATAGCTGGAAAATCTAAAAGTGAGATGAAAGACAAGGAGAAGAAGCATAAAAAGCACAAGGATAAAGACAAGGAGAAGGACAAAGAGCACAAGAAGCACAAACATCGTCATAAAGATCGgagtaaagagaaaaagaaagataaaagtgGCCACCATGACCCTGGTGCTGAGCATTCGAAGAAACACGAGAAG AAAAGGAAGCATGACGAGGAGGATCTTAACGGTGTCCACAAACACAAGAAAAGCAAG CACAAGAGCTCAAAGATTGATGAGATTGGTGCAATAAAGGTAGCCGTCTGA
- the LOC107823353 gene encoding putative mediator of RNA polymerase II transcription subunit 19b isoform X1, with protein MDSDSKNFGRGPRELTGARDLISHFKLLPHYEFFCKRSLPLSISDTHYLHNVVGDREIRKGEGMQLDQLTQDTSFSREIKSCIRPFDLDVLREAFQLRETAPVDLSPSEKGIPTIAGKSKSEMKDKEKKHKKHKDKDKEKDKEHKKHKHRHKDRSKEKKKDKSGHHDPGAEHSKKHEKKRKHDEEDLNGVHKHKKSKVNSKILNYIIFFLYYICNLVY; from the exons ATGGATTCAGATAGCAAGAACTTCGGAAGAG GGCCAAGAGAACTTACAGGTGCTCGTGACCTTATTAGTCATTTCAAGTTGTTGCCTCATTATGAGTTCTTCTGCAAGAGGTCACTTCCATTATCAATTTCAGATACACATTATCTTCACAATGTGGTTGGAGATAGAGAAATTAGGAAAGGGGAGGGGATGCAGTTGGATCAGCTCACACAGGACACTTCATTTTCTAGAGagataaaatcatgcatccgGCCCTTTGACTTAGATGTCCTTAGAGAAGCCTTCCAACTACGTGAAACGGCTCCAGTCGATTTGTCTCCT TCTGAGAAAGGCATCCCTACTATAGCTGGAAAATCTAAAAGTGAGATGAAAGACAAGGAGAAGAAGCATAAAAAGCACAAGGATAAAGACAAGGAGAAGGACAAAGAGCACAAGAAGCACAAACATCGTCATAAAGATCGgagtaaagagaaaaagaaagataaaagtgGCCACCATGACCCTGGTGCTGAGCATTCGAAGAAACACGAGAAG AAAAGGAAGCATGACGAGGAGGATCTTAACGGTGTCCACAAACACAAGAAAAGCAAGGTAAACTCAAAAATATtgaattatattatattttttctttactaTATTTGCAACCTCGTTTATTAA